The nucleotide sequence ACGAGCCCGACTCTTTGTAGTAAACGCTCAGAGGCAATATTCCCTAATGCCGTCTCAGCCACGATTTTCTTCAGGTCCGACCCTCTTGCCCACTCACAGACAGCGTTCACTGCTTCAAAACCGTAGCCTTGCAAACGATGTGTTGACTCGATTTGATAGGAAAGCTCCAGCTCACGTTTTTGTCTTCGTGGCTTTAATATGACCTCACCGATGATCTCTACATCCTCTAAAGAAATAATGACCCAAAAAAACGGTGTATCGTCACCAGCTTCCTTCGCTTCTAAATAAAACGGTAAAAACATTTTGACCCGATCAGAAGGCCAAGCATCGGGAATTTTCACAGGAGACCGTGCGCGCAATTCATCCATATATAGAGCAATGCTTTTTGCAAAATGCACAGAGCACGGCAACAGCACAAGGAGTTCTGTGTGCAGTCGTTGATCCATCATTTTCTTCCCCCCATCCCCGATCAATGAGCTAGTGACAAAAACAACCCTCATGAATAGTGTATAAGAAATGAAGGAGAAATGTCACTTTTCAAATAAGAAAGCCTAAAACGAAATCAACACATATATTTACTTCTTTACAGAAAAAAAAGCTTTAGGATATTATCCCTAAAGCCCAAAAGTCAGCAAGTTGAGTGTATAGCTATCCCATGGAAAAACATATAGAACCAAGTACACAAATACACCAGTAAGCGCAGAAAGAAGCCAGATGAAGCTTGCCCACGGGCCGAGGCGACGATGCTTTTCGTACCGTTCTCGGTAACCGAGCTGTAACGTGACAAGCCCAAGCATCCCACCAATACTCGCCAGTAAAATATGGAAGATTAAAAAGGCAATGTAAAACCCTTGCAGTGTTTCTGGGCCTGGAAATGGTGTATTCCCATAGTTCACTAATTTATAAATGTAAATAACGAAGAATGCAGTTGCAAATATTGCCGCTGTATTCATGAACTGAATATGAGCATCGTATTTTTTCAGCTTCACTAAAATCCAGCCAATGATGACACACAAGGCGCTAATGACAATGCTCACTGTGGCTAATGTAGGGAAAAACATAGGATTATCAAGCATTGATCTACCTCATCCCTATTCGGATGGCTGCGGTTCTTTGCTAACGGAGAAGTCCTTAGGAAGCGGATCGATTTTTTCGCTCTCTTTTCCAAACCAACTAAAGAAAACGCGGAATAGAACAATACCATATACAATTTCTTGCATGATTTTCATTAATACGCCGCCAAGCTGTTGATCTT is from Litoribacterium kuwaitense and encodes:
- a CDS encoding GNAT family N-acetyltransferase, with the translated sequence MMDQRLHTELLVLLPCSVHFAKSIALYMDELRARSPVKIPDAWPSDRVKMFLPFYLEAKEAGDDTPFFWVIISLEDVEIIGEVILKPRRQKRELELSYQIESTHRLQGYGFEAVNAVCEWARGSDLKKIVAETALGNIASERLLQRVGLVEQGIEHEFKQWELVK
- a CDS encoding DUF420 domain-containing protein, with product MLDNPMFFPTLATVSIVISALCVIIGWILVKLKKYDAHIQFMNTAAIFATAFFVIYIYKLVNYGNTPFPGPETLQGFYIAFLIFHILLASIGGMLGLVTLQLGYRERYEKHRRLGPWASFIWLLSALTGVFVYLVLYVFPWDSYTLNLLTFGL